The nucleotide sequence TGCTATTCCTATTCGTCGATGCAGCAGGATCAGACCGCGGCTCGTCAGCACGGCAAGAATGAAACGGCTCTCGTGTGAAGAGTGATTGAGACGTAGCTGGCTTAGTGGCGCAGCGGATGATTCATCAACGTCTGGATGAACTGCTCATTATGGAGCAATTCATAGAGATCCTGCGCCAAATCATCGACGATTGCCCCGTACTGTCGCCGCAGTCCCTCGGGATCCGCTGTCGAGCCGGGTAACGGGAGACGCTGACGCCACAAGAGGGATCGAGAGAGAAGAGGCCGCAGAAGTTCATAGACATCCATCGCCGTGGCGGCCCGGATTCCGACGGACAGGGAACAGGAATCGGTTTCAGCGTTCGTCCGATGCCAGTATCCACTCGGGATGTAAAGCCAGTCACCCTCATGAAGCTCGTATTTGACTGCCCCCATCACTTCCCGTTCGAATCGCTGATCTTGGGGAATCGCGTCCATTAAAGGCCACGGATTCACGGTGTTCTTTCTGAGCCACCAGGTTTTCGCACCACCCGTCTGCAGCACGAAGACTTCTTCCGCGTCATAATGCCAATCAAACCCCGTGTTCCCGGCCGGGGTCGAATAGAAATGGATGTCGACGGGCCCCTTGAGAAGTTCTTCAAATCCCCTCGCCAGATTGGCCAGACCTGGATCATGCTGCTGGGCGTGGCGGACGCCCACCGTATAACCGTCCGCTCGCAGAGCTTCGTAATCCGTGGAATGGGAGATGTGCCCCTGTCGGGTCGCAATGACGTCCGCCCCTGCGGTGGCCAGCAACCGAGCGAGAACGGTTGTACTCCCCAGTGGACCAAGCGAGAAACATCCCTCTCGTTTCAAAAAGGGAAGCCGCAGATAGAAGTCTTGAAGAAAGGAAAGATCCAGTCCCAATGGGAGTGCACACGCCGCGACCGGTGAGTTCTCAAGCATGGCGGTCCCTTGGAATGAAACAGGGCACTTCCGAGTGATGACGCCAGGCGTCAAACAGAGAGACTCTTCTGAAGCAACATGACGGAAACAGGCCCGGGCCGGGTCTTCGATCTCGTTTCCCGCGGGAACGATAGAAAGAGCGGGATCGAC is from Schlesneria sp. DSM 10557 and encodes:
- a CDS encoding JmjC domain-containing protein, translated to MLENSPVAACALPLGLDLSFLQDFYLRLPFLKREGCFSLGPLGSTTVLARLLATAGADVIATRQGHISHSTDYEALRADGYTVGVRHAQQHDPGLANLARGFEELLKGPVDIHFYSTPAGNTGFDWHYDAEEVFVLQTGGAKTWWLRKNTVNPWPLMDAIPQDQRFEREVMGAVKYELHEGDWLYIPSGYWHRTNAETDSCSLSVGIRAATAMDVYELLRPLLSRSLLWRQRLPLPGSTADPEGLRRQYGAIVDDLAQDLYELLHNEQFIQTLMNHPLRH